Proteins found in one Molothrus aeneus isolate 106 unplaced genomic scaffold, BPBGC_Maene_1.0 scaffold_35, whole genome shotgun sequence genomic segment:
- the LOC136570623 gene encoding LOW QUALITY PROTEIN: uncharacterized protein (The sequence of the model RefSeq protein was modified relative to this genomic sequence to represent the inferred CDS: inserted 2 bases in 1 codon), with translation MELEQRTKLFPXSRDTRRALPGVEVLPLLMRDLWGFSSSSIWPQLGNDRSWFGETKGTEAAPAPPGAPSASKEEVNKEEDSSELPAALGDDGELPSVLGDDSELPAALGDEGEHPAGWECNSEAPAGWDKDRGHLPAWDEDGGCPLVWDQSGQAPTEWDEDNGHLPVWDEDGGHPVAWEEESEHLPAWEVDSKHPLAWKEDGEPPACWEEDGEAAAFWDEDGEAAEFWEEDGEPFSAWEEDNEPPSAVGSWAEHSDSSTAGQPEGRGEWCLMQLSTSALFLGAPAGAVWNTVSEEEPAEKYLEVEQIGQGAFGAVYKGLDRATGGEVAIKKMSLRGQNREQAVNEILLLKDKKHPNIVNSLDSFLVDGDLWLVMEYMDGGTLRDVVRQIRMAEGEMAAVSRECLQGLDFLHSNRVIHRDLKSSNILLGMDGSVRLADFGLCTQLSPEQDQRSSMVGTAHWMAPEVVTRSPYGPKVDIWSFGIVTIEMVEGEPPYFRETAAMARALIRQNGTPQLQEPRRLSALLRDFLECSLEPDEERRWAAQELLQNLVEEAIWNGSTGQESNGGEKPQRSHMRRGCKPSLGSCEEVKASLCREGCGECEKTVPDAEIPLQIHRDAEIPLQIHGDAEIPLQIHGDAEIPLQPPEQPRWSTGMPERRLCPRGQRGPAGAACPGRTDPGAQ, from the exons atggagctggagcagcgcacgaagctcttccc cagtcGGGACACTCGCAGGGCTCTCCCTGGTGTGGAAGTGCTG cccctcctgatgagggatctctggggcttttcctcctcctccatctggccacagcttgggaatgacagatcctggtttggggaaaccAAG GGCAcagaagcagcaccagcacctcctggggctccctctGCTTCCAAAGAGGAGGTcaacaaggaggaagacagcaGTGAGCTTCCCGCTGCTCTGGGGGACGATGGTGAActtccctcagtgctgggagaTGACAGTGAACTTCCCGCTGCTCTGGGAGACGAGGGCGAACATCCCGCGGGGTGGGAATGCAACAGCGAGGCTCCCGCGGggtgggacaaggacaggggacATCTCCCGGCCTGGGACGAGGACGGTGGATGTCCCCTGGTGTGGGACCAGAGTGGCCAAGCTCCCACGGAGTGGGATGAGGACAATGGACATCTCCCAGtgtgggatgaggatggaggaCATCCTGTGGCTTGGGAAGAGGAGAGTGAACATCTCCCAGCATGGGAAGTGGACAGCAAACATCCCCTGGCTTGGAAAGAGGATGGCGAACCTCCAGCGTgttgggaagaggatggagaagctgcagcattttgggatgaggatggagaagctgcagaattttgggaagaggatggagaacCTTTCTCTGCTTGGGAAGAGGACAATGAACCTCCCTCCGCTGTGGGATCCTGGGCTGAAcattctgacagcagcacagccgggcagccagaggggagaggggagtggTGCCTGATGCAGCTGAGTACgtctgctctgttcctgggtgccccagcaggagctgtgt GGAACACCGTGAGCGAGGAGGAGCCTGCCGAGAAATACCTGGAAGTGGAGCAGATTGGCCAAGG GGCTTTCGGAGCCGTTTATAAAGGACTCGACAGGGCCACTGGAGGAGAG GTGGCCATCAAGAAAATGAGTCTCAGAGGGCAGAACAGGGAACAAGCTGTGAATGAGATCCTGCTCCTGAAGGACAAGAAGCACCCCAACATTGTCAACTCTTTGGACAG CTTCCTTGTGGATGGAGATCTCTGGCTGGTGATGGAATATATGGATGGAGGAACTTTGCGGGACGTTGTCAGACAGATACGCATGGCTGAAGGAGAGATGGCAGCTGTCAGTCGGGAG tgtctgcagggccTGGATTTCCTCCATTCCAACCGGGTGATCCACAGGGATCTGAAGAGCTCCAACATCCTCCTGGGCATGGAcggctctgtcaggctgg ctgattttggcctctgcactcagctcagccctgagcaggaccaGCGCAGCTCCATGGTGGGCACTGCTCACTGGATGGCCCCAGAAGTTGTGACCAGATCTCCTTATGGCCCCAAGGTGGACATCTGGTCCTTCGGCATTGTGACCATCGAGATGGTGGAAGGAGAACCTCCTTACTTCAGGGAAACGGCGGCCATG gctcGCGCTCTGATCCGGCAGAACGGGACCccgcagctgcaggagccccggCGCCTGTCGGCTCTGCTGCGGGACTTCCTCGAGTGCAGCCTGGAGCCGGACGAGGAGCGgcgctgggctgcccaggagctgctgcag AACCTCGTGGAAGAGGCCATTTGGAACGGCTCCACAGGGCAGGAATCCAACGGAggggaaaagccccagagatcccacatgaggaggggctgcaaacccagcctggggagctgtgaggaGGTAAAAGCTTCCCTGTGCCGGGAAGGGTGTGGGGAATGTgagaaga CGGTGccagatgcagagatccccctgcagatccatagggatgcagagatccccctgcagatccatggggatgcagagatccccctgcagatccatggggatgcagagatccccctgcagcccccggagCAGCCACGCTGGAGCACggggatgcctgagaggaggctgtgcccCCGTGGCCAGAGGGGCcccgctggagcagcctgtcctggcaggactgaccccggggcacagtga